Proteins from a genomic interval of Trichoderma breve strain T069 chromosome 2, whole genome shotgun sequence:
- a CDS encoding glycosyl hydrolases family 31 domain-containing protein, protein MSAARDGVSRSPGRASSLPSPAILIIVTIVFAVTMVYWKALLYAGLASAAALFHRDDAVAGSVDSCPGYKASNVRVSPTGVTADLTLAGAACNVYGTDLKNLILQVTYQTEDRLHVLIQDKDNQVYQVPESVFPRPGGSVWSQASNLKFSYTANPFSFKVTRAKTGEVLFDSSAASLVFESQYLRLRTSLPANPNLYGLGEHSDPLRLKTSNYIRTMWNQDSYGIPSNANLYGTHPFYLEHRATGSHGVFFLNSNGMDIMINQDASGNQYLEYNTIGGVFDFYFVAGPTPVAAVQQYGEFAGFPTMQPYWGLGFHQCRYGYQDAYNVAEVVQNYSLAGIPLETMWTDIDYMDRRRVFTVDPDRFPMPMMRELVDHLHANDQHYVVMVDPAVAYQDYPPANQGLQDDVFLLRANGSVWIGVVWPGVTVFPDWFSANAQSYWNGQFQTFFNAETGLDIDALWIDMNEPSNFPCNFPCADPYAAARDSQVQPLQINTGSGSLPVVNAAASNGNSASNHGKGNQKGLPGRDLLYPKYAIHNKAAFQDSWNSDKGGISNHTVNTDLIHQNGLAMYDTHNLYGTMMSTASHDAMLSRRPGLRPLVITRSTFAGAGSKVGHWLGDNMSQWSYYTVSIRTMLAFTSFFQFGFVGSDVCGFGGNTNEELCARWASLGAFNTFYRNHNDFGNIGQEFYRWPSVASSAKKAIDIRYRLLDYIYTALYRQHTDGTPAVSPMFFHYPNDAATFALELQYFFGPGIIVAPVTQQGSTSVSVYLPDDIFYDWYTHARIDGGATNHLISNVDITSIPLFIRGGTILPLRVKSTNTTTELRKQNFELQIALDASGSATGELYLDDGVSINQKATTHVTFTYKKGLFILGGQFSLRVPFVISKVTIIGGKTASAKSSSGSANSQTFNVNLPFSGPASVRIG, encoded by the exons ATGTCCGCTGCCAGGGACGGCGTTTCACGATCCCCAGGCAGAGCATCATCTTTACCCTCTCccgccatcctcatcatcgtgACCATCGTCTTCGCAGTGACAATGGTTTACTGGAAGGCCCTCTTGTACGCAGGGCTTGCCTCTGCCGCGGCCCTCTTCCACAGAGACGACGCGGTTGCAGGCTCCGTGGATTCATGCCCGGGCTACAAGGCCTCCAATGTTCGCGTCTCGCCCACCGGCGTCACGGCTGACCTGACGCTGGCCGGTGCAGCTTGCAATGTGTACGGGACTGATCTGAAGAATCTGATTCTTCAAGTCACATACCAGACTG AGGACCGCCTGCACGTCCTCAtccaggacaaggacaaccAGGTCTACCAAGTCCCCGAATCTGTCTTCCCCCGCCCCGGCGGCTCCGTCTGGTCCCAGGCGAGCAACCTCAAATTCAGCTACACGGCGAACCCTTTCTCATTCAAAGTCACCCGCGCCAAAACTGGTGAGGTCCTCTTTGACTCCTCGGCCGCCTCTCTCGTCTTCGAGTCTCAGTACCTCCGCCTCCGGACAAGCCTGCCCGCGAACCCCAACCTGTACGGCTTGGGCGAGCATTCTGACCCTCTTCGCCTCAAGACGTCCAACTACATCCGCACGATGTGGAACCAGGACAGCTATGGCATTCCCAGCAATGCCAATCTCTACGGAACGCACCCCTTCTACCTGGAGCACCGTGCTACGGGCTCTCATggtgtcttcttcctcaactcCAACGGCATGGACATCATGATCAACCAGGACGCTTCCGGCAACCAGTATCTTGAATACAACACCATCGGTGGCGTGTTCGACTTTTACTTTGTTGCTGGGCCTACTCCCGTAGCAGCAGTGCAGCAATATGGTGAATTTGCTGGCTTCCCAACCATGCAGCCATACTGGGGTCTCGGTTTCCACCAGTGCAGATATGGATACCAAGATGCCTACAACGTCGCCGAAGTTGTTCAAAACTACAGCTTGGCGGGCATTCCCCTTGAGACCATGTGGACGGACATTGATTACATGGACCGCCGCCGCGTCTTTACCGTCGACCCAGACCGTTTCCCCATGCCCATGATGCGTGAGCTCGTTGACCACCTGCACGCAAACGACCAGCACTACGTTGTCATGGTCGACCCAGCCGTCGCCTATCAAGACTACCCGCCTGCTAACCAGGGCCTCCAGGACGACGTGTTCCTGCTGAGGGCTAACGGCTCCGTCTGGATCGGCGTTGTCTGGCCTGGTGTTACCGTCTTCCCCGATTGGTTCTCCGCCAACGCCCAGTCGTACTGGAACGGCCAGTTCCAGACCTTTTTCAACGCCGAGACAGGCTTGGACATTGACGCTCTGTGGATCGACATGAACGAGCCCAGCAACTTCCCGTGCAACTTCCCCTGTGCCGACCCGtacgccgccgcc CGCGATAGCCAAGTTCAGCCTCTCCAAATCAACACCGGCAGCGGCAGTCTGCCCGTCGTCAACGCGGCTGCGAGCAATGGAAACAGTGCAAGCAACCATGGAAAGGGTAATCAGAAGGGTCTTCCCGGCCGTGATCTGCTGTACCCCAAGTACGCCATCCACAACAAGGCCGCCTTCCAGGACTCGTGGAACTCTGACAAGGGTGGCATCTCCAACCACACCGTCAACACCGACCTGATCCACCAGAACGGCCTGGCCATGTACGACACCCACAACCTCTACGGCACCATGATGTCGACGGCCTCGCACGACGCTATGCTGTCTCGCCGACCGGGTCTCCGCCCCTTGGTTATCACGCGTAGCACCTTTGCCGGCGCGGGCTCCAAGGTCGGTCACTGGCTGGGAGACAACATGTCGCAGTGGAGCTACTACACCGTGTCCATCCGCACCATGCTGGCCTTtacctccttcttccagttcGGCTTCGTGGGCTCGGACGTCTGCGGCTTTGGCGGCAACACCAACGAGGAGCTCTGTGCTCGCTGGGCTTCTCTGGGCGCCTTCAACACCTTCTACCGCAACCACAACGACTTTGGTAACATTGGCCAGGAGTTCTACCGCTGGCCCTCAGtcgccagcagcgccaagaaggccattgACATTCGCTACCGCCTGCTGGACTACATCTACACTGCCCTGTACCGCCAGCACACCGACGGCACGCCGGCCGTGAGCCCCATGTTCTTCCACTACCCGAACGACGCGGCCACCTTTGCCCTCGAGCTGCAGTACTTCTTCGGCCccggcatcatcgtcgccccCGTCACGCAGCAAGGGTCTACCAGCGTCAGCGTCTATCTCCCCGACGACATCTTCTACGACTGGTACACCCACGCGCGCATCGACGGCGGCGCCACCAACCACCTCATCAGCAACGTCGACATCACGTCCATCCCGCTCTTCATCCGCGGCGGTACTATCCTGCCCCTGCGTGTCAAGtccaccaacaccaccaccgagCTCCGCAAGCAGAACTTTGAGCTTCAAATCGCCCTCGACGCTTCAGGATCCGCGACAGGTGAGCTGTACCTCGATGACGGCGTCTCCATCAACCAGAAGGCCACCACCCACGTTACCTTTACCTACAAGAAGGGCCTCTTCATCCTGGGCGGCCAGTTTAGCCTGCGGGTGCCATTTGTCATTTCCAAGGTCACCATCATCGGCGGTAAGACCGCCTCGGCCAAGTCTAGCTCTGGAAGCGCAAACAGCCAGACTTTCAACGTCAACCTGCCGTTTAGCGGCCCTGCATCTGTCAGAATCGGTTAG